CGGCCGGATCGCTCGAGCAGGCGCAAGTGGTCGCCGAGGAGCTGTCGAAGCAGTTCGCCGGGCAGGCCGAAGTCGCCGCCCTGGTCGGCGACGTCGCCGCCGCCCGCCAGCGCGCGCCGCTGACCGCCCGCGCCTTGGCCGAGGCCCGCGACGCCCTCTCCCGCGGCGACGCGCGCCGCGCCGCCGCGGCCTGCCGCCGCGCGCTGGAACTCGAGCCCGGGCACCGCGAGGCGGAGATGCTCCTCGAGCAGTCCGAGCTGTCGCTCAACCCGGCCTCGGGCGAACTCCACACCGGGGACGTGCCGCTCGAATTCGATCTCGACCTCGGCGCGGAGCAGTCCGCGCCGTCCCTCTTCTCGCTGGACGTCCCGCCCGCCCCCGCTCCGGCGAGGCCGTTCGGCGCCCCGCCGGCGGCGTTCGCCCCGGCG
The bacterium genome window above contains:
- a CDS encoding tetratricopeptide repeat protein produces the protein MSVPYDPIDDMCRQADACYRSGDIQEARQIYEAILQMEPSHERAREGLALTSLTENRWSQVERSPGANTALAAGLAKARDFLSAGSLEQAQVVAEELSKQFAGQAEVAALVGDVAAARQRAPLTARALAEARDALSRGDARRAAAACRRALELEPGHREAEMLLEQSELSLNPASGELHTGDVPLEFDLDLGAEQSAPSLFSLDVPPAPAPARPFGAPPAAFAPA